In a single window of the Deinococcus aetherius genome:
- a CDS encoding AzlD domain-containing protein has protein sequence MSVPVVILLMWAVTYPARLLGLSLGRLRLPPFWLAFLRFVPVSVFAALIVPDVLGSPEWPRRLVGCAVGGLLMWRTRHLALGILGGFAAYWAARLAGL, from the coding sequence GTGAGCGTCCCGGTCGTCATCCTGCTGATGTGGGCCGTCACGTACCCGGCGCGGCTGCTCGGCCTCAGCCTGGGCCGCCTGCGGCTCCCGCCCTTCTGGCTGGCCTTCCTGCGCTTCGTGCCCGTCAGCGTCTTCGCGGCCCTGATCGTCCCCGACGTGCTCGGCAGCCCGGAGTGGCCCCGCCGCCTGGTGGGCTGCGCGGTTGGCGGCCTGCTGATGTGGCGCACCCGCCACCTCGCCCTGGGCATCCTGGGCGGCTTCGCGGCGTACTGGGCGGCGCGGCTGGCG
- a CDS encoding AraC family transcriptional regulator: MRADETATFTRPRELPGVETLTARYITHRFLPHTHEALVLGVIEGGAESFRFRGGRVVAPAGSVVVVPPGEVHTGEAAGPQGWAYRVLYLGEGWLTEAGVAGAVGFGAASLHDPDLAARVRRAHAALTSPGASPLARETLLREALGHLAARHADTRPRPLPSILAPDAVREARAYLDAHPETAVTLSGLAARVGLSPAHLARSFRAALGVPPHTYQMAARVRLARKLLDAGEAPADAALRAGFADQAHLTRVFKRVVGVPPGTYRRGR; the protein is encoded by the coding sequence GTGAGGGCGGACGAGACCGCCACCTTCACGCGCCCCCGGGAATTGCCGGGCGTGGAGACGCTGACGGCCCGCTACATCACCCACCGCTTCCTGCCGCACACGCACGAGGCGCTGGTGCTGGGGGTGATCGAGGGCGGGGCCGAGAGCTTTCGGTTTCGCGGTGGGCGGGTGGTCGCCCCGGCGGGGAGCGTGGTCGTGGTCCCGCCCGGCGAGGTCCACACCGGGGAGGCCGCCGGGCCCCAGGGGTGGGCCTACCGGGTGCTGTACCTGGGCGAGGGCTGGCTGACGGAGGCGGGCGTGGCGGGAGCGGTGGGCTTCGGGGCCGCCAGCCTGCACGATCCGGACCTCGCCGCCCGCGTCCGCCGCGCCCACGCCGCCCTGACCTCGCCCGGCGCCTCCCCGCTGGCCCGCGAGACGCTCCTGCGGGAGGCGCTGGGGCACCTCGCCGCGCGGCACGCCGACACCCGGCCCCGCCCCCTCCCTTCCATCCTCGCCCCGGACGCGGTGCGGGAGGCCCGCGCTTACCTCGACGCCCATCCCGAGACCGCCGTCACGCTCAGCGGGCTCGCCGCGCGGGTGGGCCTGAGTCCCGCGCACCTCGCCCGGTCCTTCCGCGCGGCGCTGGGCGTCCCGCCGCACACCTATCAGATGGCGGCCCGCGTTCGCCTCGCGCGCAAGCTGCTCGATGCGGGCGAAGCTCCTGCCGACGCCGCCCTGCGCGCGGGTTTTGCCGATCAGGCCCACCTGACCCGGGTGTTCAAGCGGGTGGTGGGGGTGCCGCCCGGAACGTACCGCCGGGGCCGCTAG
- a CDS encoding zinc-dependent alcohol dehydrogenase — MRVRRLTLAAPRAFVWEEVTLPPPGPGEVRVRTHLSAVSVGSELGVVEGHLPGWSYPCPLGYQTLGLVEAAGEGVNLAPGTRVVTTLGHVGGGVHRVETALPVPDPVPDRVALAAILGEETHKGIRRVAPGSGERVLVAGAGLLGLLTVFNLTRRGISDVTVTEPDPARRELAVAFGAREVVPPGHVGRDDFDVGFECSASPQAFAELLAHLRPGGRVCVLSDGNWGALTLPPAFHTRELTVTASSDGQDYPAYARWLWGHADPVLARLFEVTVTPEDLPDVFEGLRGLPRPVSPVVDWRGGG, encoded by the coding sequence ATGCGGGTTCGCCGCCTGACCCTGGCCGCGCCGCGCGCTTTTGTCTGGGAGGAGGTGACCCTGCCTCCGCCCGGTCCCGGCGAGGTCCGCGTCCGCACCCACCTGAGCGCCGTGAGCGTGGGGTCGGAACTCGGCGTGGTGGAGGGCCACCTGCCCGGCTGGTCCTACCCGTGCCCGCTCGGCTACCAGACGCTCGGGCTGGTCGAGGCGGCAGGGGAGGGGGTGAACCTTGCGCCCGGCACGCGGGTCGTCACCACGCTGGGCCACGTGGGCGGCGGTGTTCACCGGGTCGAGACTGCCCTGCCCGTTCCCGACCCGGTGCCCGACCGGGTGGCCCTCGCCGCGATCCTCGGGGAGGAGACGCACAAGGGCATCCGCAGGGTCGCCCCTGGCTCCGGTGAGCGCGTCCTGGTCGCTGGAGCGGGCCTGCTGGGGCTGCTCACCGTCTTCAACCTGACGCGGCGGGGCATCTCCGATGTCACCGTGACCGAACCGGACCCGGCGCGGCGTGAGTTAGCCGTGGCCTTCGGGGCACGGGAGGTGGTGCCGCCCGGTCACGTGGGCCGCGACGACTTCGACGTGGGCTTCGAGTGCAGCGCCTCCCCGCAGGCCTTCGCGGAACTGCTCGCCCACCTGCGACCCGGCGGGCGCGTTTGCGTCCTCTCGGACGGGAACTGGGGGGCGCTGACACTGCCCCCCGCCTTCCACACCCGCGAGCTGACCGTCACGGCGTCGAGCGACGGCCAGGATTACCCGGCCTACGCCCGCTGGTTGTGGGGGCACGCCGATCCGGTGCTCGCACGGCTTTTCGAGGTGACCGTCACGCCCGAGGACCTGCCCGACGTCTTCGAGGGGCTGCGGGGCCTGCCGCGCCCCGTCTCCCCCGTCGTGGACTGGAGGGGTGGGGGGTGA
- a CDS encoding AzlC family ABC transporter permease has translation MVSASAPSFFPAFWRGFRALAPLWLGIIPFAVAYAVTARAAGLTVWETQLLSLTVFAGASQFAAAGLFGAGASGWGIVATTFLLNARHVLYGLSLARQLPLGRGERLMAAQFLTDEAYGVAVVRGPQEPGGLTFAFLLGAELSLYVVWNAATLAGALAGAVLPDPAALGVGVVFPLAFLGLLVPMLRDRVTVLVALLSGLGAWGLSRVLPGGLVVLLAGVGGALLGALLTTRTAREGGEAGEGA, from the coding sequence ATGGTGTCTGCCTCTGCTCCTTCCTTCTTCCCCGCCTTCTGGCGCGGCTTCCGGGCGCTGGCACCGCTGTGGCTCGGCATCATTCCCTTCGCGGTCGCCTACGCCGTCACGGCGCGGGCGGCGGGGTTGACGGTCTGGGAGACGCAACTGCTCAGCCTGACGGTGTTTGCGGGGGCGTCGCAGTTCGCGGCGGCGGGGCTGTTCGGGGCGGGGGCCTCCGGCTGGGGCATCGTGGCGACCACCTTCCTGCTCAATGCCCGGCATGTGCTGTACGGCCTGAGCCTCGCGCGGCAGCTTCCCCTGGGGCGGGGGGAGCGGCTGATGGCCGCCCAGTTCCTCACCGACGAGGCGTACGGGGTGGCGGTCGTGCGCGGGCCGCAGGAGCCGGGGGGATTGACCTTCGCCTTCCTGCTCGGCGCGGAACTCAGCCTGTACGTCGTGTGGAACGCGGCCACCCTCGCCGGGGCGCTCGCAGGCGCGGTCCTCCCCGACCCCGCCGCCCTCGGTGTGGGGGTGGTCTTCCCGCTCGCCTTCCTCGGCCTGCTGGTGCCGATGCTGCGTGACCGGGTGACCGTGCTCGTCGCGCTCCTGTCCGGTCTGGGGGCGTGGGGCCTGTCCCGCGTGCTGCCGGGCGGATTGGTCGTGCTGCTCGCCGGGGTGGGCGGGGCCCTGCTCGGCGCCCTGTTGACCACCCGAACGGCCCGGGAAGGCGGCGAGGCGGGGGAGGGCGCGTGA